The Methanomassiliicoccales archaeon genomic interval TGGAGAAATTGGCAAAGGCGACTGGTGCGACAATCGTCAGCAAGCTCAGTGAACTCAGCAGCAAGGACCTCGGTCATGCCGACCTCGTTGAAATGAGGAAATACCAGGAGGACGAGATGACCTTCGTCACAGGCTGCAAGAATCCAAAGTCTGTGTCAATCTTGATCCGTGGCGGTACAGAACATGTCGTAGATGAAATCGAACGCTCGCTTGAAGACGCGATGAGCGTTGTCGCAGTTGCGATTGAAGACGGCAAGATGATCACTGGCGGTGGGTCTACAGCCGTCGAGCTTGCGATGAGGCTGAGGGAATACGCCGCATCAGTCGGTGGAAGAGAACAGATCGCGATCGACGCCTTTGCGAGCGCCCTTGAGGTTGTACCGACAGCACTCGCTGAGAATGCTGGTCTTGATCCCATCGATGTGTTGATCGACCTCAGGAAGGCCCACAAGTCTGGTGAGAAGACAGCGGGGATCAATGTCTTCACGGGCAAAGTCGCCGATATGCTAAAGGAAAATGTCTTAGAGCCGATCCGCGTCGGCAGACAGGCGATCAACTCTGCGACCGATGCCGCGGTCATGATCCTGAGGATCGATGACGTCATCGCCGCAAAGGGTGGGACCAAGCCTGGACCGGGACAGCCGGGTGGGCCCACCGAGGCTAGTCTAAAACCTGAAGAAGACTGATCAGATTTGGGGAGCACATCACTTCCTGCGCTCCCTCCTCAAACATTTTTTTCACATTTTTTGATTGATATTGGTGTGGGGTGCTGCCATGATGGAAGAAAAGGGGACGAATGCCAACACGACGGAGGTAACTGAGGAAACGAAAGACCATGGGGAAGTGCAGCGCCTTCTTTCTGAAAATGAGAGCCTTCGCAAGCAGATAGAAGAATTGAAAAAAGAACTGGACAAACAAACGAATTTGGCTAAGGAATATTTGGACCTGGCAAAGCGTATCCAGGCCGATTTCGATAACCATAAGAAGCGTGTTGTGAAAGAGAAAGAAGAGATTATACGGTGCGCCAATGAGAATCTCATCTGCGATCTCCTGCCCACAATAGATGACCTTGAAAGGGCTCTGAGTGCGAATTGCCAGCCCGAGGAACTCAGAGTCGGTTTGAATCACATTTACAATAACTTAATGTCATTGCTTCATAGCTATGGTCTGAAGGAGATACCTTCAGACGGCAAATTCGATCCAGAATATCATGAGGCAATTGCAATTGAAGATGGAGAGGATGGAAAGATCCTTGGGGTGTACCAAAAGGGGTATCTCCTTGGATCGAGGGTTATCAGACATTCAAAAGTGAAAGTGGCAAAAGAGAAATCGGGAGGTGATGATAATGCCAAAGATCATCGGAATTGATCTCGGAACGAGTAACTCGGCGGCAGCTGTGATGGAGGGTGGAAGACCAACGATTATTCCGAGCGCCGAAGGAACAAGCCTCGGAGGGAAAGCTTTCCCCTCATATGTTGCCTTTACAAAGGATGGTCAGTTGCTGGTAGGAGAACCGGCTAGACGACAAGCGATTACGAATCCTGAGGGCACGATTACGGCGATCAAAAGGAAAATGGGGACGGATTATAAGGTTAGAGTTTTTGGGAAGGAGTACACGCCTCAGCAGATATCGGCGTTTATTCTTCAAAAGATCAAACGGGATGCGGAGGCATATCTTGGAGAAGAGGTAAAGAAAGCGGTCATTACGGTTCCTGCGTATTTCAACGATAATCAGAGGCAAGCGACCAAGGACGCTGGTGAGATCGCGGGACTTGAGGTCGTGAGGATTATCAACGAGCCGACAGCAGCCGCGCTCGCATACGGCATTGACAAGGCAGGAAAATCTCAAAAGATCATGGTCTTCGATCTTGGTGGCGGTACACTTGATGTGACGATCATGGAGTTCAGCGAGGGCGTTTTCGAAGTTCTTTCGACGAGTGGAGATACTCAGCTCGGTGGAACCGATATGGATGAAGCACTTATCAGGTACGTCGTGGAGAATTTCAAGAAAGACACAGGCATCGATCTGACGCAGGACAAAATGGCGATGTGGAGGGTAAGGGAGGCCTGCGAAAAAGCCAAAATTGAGCTTTCGACGACGATGTCAACATACATCAACCTCCCATTCATCACAGCGGACGCATCCGGTCCAAAGCACCTAGCGATGACGATCACGAGGGCAAAACTCGAGGAACTAGTCACGCCGATTGTTGAGAGATGCAAGGGCCCAATGATCACAGCGATGGACGATGCTAATCTGAAACCAGATGACATCGATTCGGTCATCCTTGTAGGTGGTCCGACGCGGATGCCGATCGTTCAGAGGCTCGTTGAAAGGGTCGTAGGCAAAAAGATCCAGAGGGGAATTGATCCAATGGAATGCGTTGCCATGGGAGCAGCGATTCAGGGAGCCGTCCTAGCGGGAGAGATCAAGGACGTCCTGCTCCTCGACGTGACGCCACTCTCCCTTGGCATCGAAACGCTTGGTGGGATCACCACCAAGTTGATCGAACGAAACACGACGATCCCGACGAGGAAGAGCCAGATATTTACAACAGCCGCCGATAACCAGACGAGTGTGGAGATCCATGTCGTGCAAGGCGAGAGGGAAATGGCAAAGGACAACACCTCCCTGGGAAGGTTCCACCTCACCGGCATTCCACCTGCTCCTAGGGGGGTTCCGCAGATCGAGGTCACATTTGATATCGACGCCAACGGAATATTACATGTTTCCGCGAAAGATCTCGGAACTGGCAAACAACAGAGCATCACGATCACGGCGAGTACAAAGCTTTCAAAGGAAGAGATCGAGAGAATGATCGCTGAAGCTCAGAAGTTCGCTGAGCAGGATAAGAAGCAGAGAGAGAAAGTTGAAGCGATCAACCAGGCTGACGCGATGATTTACAATGCGAACAAGACATTGCAGGAACTCGGGGAGAAGGTGACTAAGGAAGAAAAAGAGAGGATTGAAAAGGCGATCGAGGAATTGAAAGCAGCGATGTCTGGTGGCGAGACGGCGACGATCAAAGCAAAGACGGACGTACTCATGAAGGAAGTCTTCCAGATGTCTTCCCGGATCTACCAGACCGCCTCCCACCAGAAAGAGGAGGGAAGCCAGAAAAAAGGCAGCGGAGCGGGCGGAAAGGGCGACGATAAAGGCGATGGTGAAGGATTTGTCGACGCTGACTACAAGATCGTCGATGATAAATGATCGTTGAATCTCGGAATTCCAGGTTATGACAAAACGCGATTACTACGAGATACTGGGCGTTAGCAGGGACGCCACAGTCGACGAGATCAAGAAGGCTTACCGAAGGTTAGCGCGACAGTATCATCCAGATGTGTCACAACTGGATAGGAAGACGGCAGAGGAGAAATTCAAGGAGATTTCGGAAGCATATGAGGTTCTCGTCGACGAGGAAAAGAGAAAGCTCTATGACATGTACGGGCACGCAGGTGTGACTGGGCAGTTCAGAGACGGCCAGTTTACCTGGAGGGATTTCAGTCACATGTCCGATCTGCGTGATATATTCTCAGATCTAGGCAATTTCGGATTTGGCGACTTCGCATTCGGCGACCTTGGATTTGGCGATAGTATCTTTGATATTCTTTTTGGCCGCAGGGACGGGTATCGTAGGGCGAGAGAGGGACCGCGAAGGGGACAGTCCCTGCGCTATGACATCGAAATCACGCTACAGGAAGCTGCGAACGGGGTAACAAAGGAGATTGCAATCCCTCATTCGGTGAAATGCGAAGATTGCGGTGGCACAGGCGCGAAGGATGGTAAGATCTCCACCTGCCCAGCCTGTGATGGGAAGGGGCAGAAGAGCACAGTCGAGCGCAGAGGTTACAGCCAGTTCATTTCAATTACCACTTGTCCGAGATGCAGGGGAACCGGGAGGATCGTCGTCGAGCCATGCCCGAGATGTCATGGCGAGGGCGTTACTTACAAGACTTCAAGGATCAGTATCACAATTCCAAAAGGCGTTGAAGACGGCACGCGTCTTCGCATACCAGGCGCTGGGGAAGCCGATGCGGAGGGGGGACCGCCAGGCGACTTATTCGTCGTAGTGCACGTAAAGGAAGACGAGCTCTTCAAACGTAATGGCGCGGATATTTGGATTGAATGGCCGATCTCGTTCCCTCAGGCAGCACTCGGTGCTGAGATCGAAGTCCCGACTCTTTGGGGCAAAGCGAAGTTAAAGATACCCCCGGGTACGCAGGGCGGCACGGTATTCAGGTTGAAGGGAAGTGGGATCGAGAAATTTGACGGCTCTGGCAGAGGGGATCAGTTCGTGCGGGTTAAAATTGAGGTGCCCCAGAAGCTGACCGAAGAGCAAAAGAATCTGTTAAAAAAGTTTGCAGAATTGGAGAACGAGCCGAAGGGAAGGTTTAGCAGGTTTAGGAAAGGCTCCTGATATGGTTCCCGACTCAGATACATAAATTCTTCTCGAAAATTCTTAACTAGCAAATTGCGTTTCATCTCTAAGTTCACTCTTACAACAGTCGAAGGCATCCATTATGGCGAATTTTAGAGGTTATGACGAACGGGTGTGGATCCTTTTCATCGGGCGTACAATCGCTGCCGCTGGGTTCTCAATCGTCATGCCATTCCTTGCGATCTACCTTCACGAAAAACTCGGTGTGCCGATGTCGATTGTCGGCTTGATCTTTCTCATTTCCTCGGCTATCGGAGCTATTGGACAGCTGGTAGGAGGTGAGGTTGCCGATAAACTAGGCCGAAAGAGTGTAATGGACTTATCCATCGGCGCAAGGGCTGCAATCTTCGTCATGATCAGTTTCGCCGTTGCGACAGAAGCCAGTTTCCTGCTGATCGGTGCTTTTGTCGTCGTTAGCAATTTCCTTGGATCATTGTTCGAACCTGCCTCAAACGCAATGGTCGCAGACATCGTTGAACCTGCGAAGCGGTTGGAAGCCTATGGATTGCTGAGGATTGGAGTCAACATCGGGTGGGCTCTTGGACCCCTGATCGGCGGTTTCCTTGCTGCGCTCTCGTACTCATCGCTCTTCCTTTTGACAGCTGCGACGAGCGCTACAGTCGCACTCCTCATTTATTTCAAGGTCGAGGAATCCATGAAACCAAGCGGCTCCAGTGAGCGTTTTAGTTTTAAGGACTTGCTGAGATTGAGGAATGACCGTCGCTTCTTTGTGTTTTGTATTTTTTCGCTCATCCTCTGGATCGTCGTCGCACAAATGTCCTCGACTTTTTCTGTTTTTTCCACATCTGAAGTCAGAGTTTCTGTCATTGAAATTGGTTATCTCTATGCGATCAACGGTCTCATAGTCGTTTTTGCTCAACTTCCCATTGCGAGGTACATTTCACGATTCAACATGTCGACGGTAATCGCCGCTGGTGCGGTAATCTATTCGATTGGATATTTCCTTGTCGGATTTGCGCTCGGATTTCTCTTTCTCGCATTCTGTATGGTGATTATTACTCTAGGGGAAATCATCACTTCGCC includes:
- a CDS encoding TCP-1/cpn60 chaperonin family protein; this encodes EKLAKATGATIVSKLSELSSKDLGHADLVEMRKYQEDEMTFVTGCKNPKSVSILIRGGTEHVVDEIERSLEDAMSVVAVAIEDGKMITGGGSTAVELAMRLREYAASVGGREQIAIDAFASALEVVPTALAENAGLDPIDVLIDLRKAHKSGEKTAGINVFTGKVADMLKENVLEPIRVGRQAINSATDAAVMILRIDDVIAAKGGTKPGPGQPGGPTEASLKPEED
- a CDS encoding nucleotide exchange factor GrpE; the protein is MMEEKGTNANTTEVTEETKDHGEVQRLLSENESLRKQIEELKKELDKQTNLAKEYLDLAKRIQADFDNHKKRVVKEKEEIIRCANENLICDLLPTIDDLERALSANCQPEELRVGLNHIYNNLMSLLHSYGLKEIPSDGKFDPEYHEAIAIEDGEDGKILGVYQKGYLLGSRVIRHSKVKVAKEKSGGDDNAKDHRN
- the dnaK gene encoding molecular chaperone DnaK → MPKIIGIDLGTSNSAAAVMEGGRPTIIPSAEGTSLGGKAFPSYVAFTKDGQLLVGEPARRQAITNPEGTITAIKRKMGTDYKVRVFGKEYTPQQISAFILQKIKRDAEAYLGEEVKKAVITVPAYFNDNQRQATKDAGEIAGLEVVRIINEPTAAALAYGIDKAGKSQKIMVFDLGGGTLDVTIMEFSEGVFEVLSTSGDTQLGGTDMDEALIRYVVENFKKDTGIDLTQDKMAMWRVREACEKAKIELSTTMSTYINLPFITADASGPKHLAMTITRAKLEELVTPIVERCKGPMITAMDDANLKPDDIDSVILVGGPTRMPIVQRLVERVVGKKIQRGIDPMECVAMGAAIQGAVLAGEIKDVLLLDVTPLSLGIETLGGITTKLIERNTTIPTRKSQIFTTAADNQTSVEIHVVQGEREMAKDNTSLGRFHLTGIPPAPRGVPQIEVTFDIDANGILHVSAKDLGTGKQQSITITASTKLSKEEIERMIAEAQKFAEQDKKQREKVEAINQADAMIYNANKTLQELGEKVTKEEKERIEKAIEELKAAMSGGETATIKAKTDVLMKEVFQMSSRIYQTASHQKEEGSQKKGSGAGGKGDDKGDGEGFVDADYKIVDDK
- the dnaJ gene encoding molecular chaperone DnaJ gives rise to the protein MTKRDYYEILGVSRDATVDEIKKAYRRLARQYHPDVSQLDRKTAEEKFKEISEAYEVLVDEEKRKLYDMYGHAGVTGQFRDGQFTWRDFSHMSDLRDIFSDLGNFGFGDFAFGDLGFGDSIFDILFGRRDGYRRAREGPRRGQSLRYDIEITLQEAANGVTKEIAIPHSVKCEDCGGTGAKDGKISTCPACDGKGQKSTVERRGYSQFISITTCPRCRGTGRIVVEPCPRCHGEGVTYKTSRISITIPKGVEDGTRLRIPGAGEADAEGGPPGDLFVVVHVKEDELFKRNGADIWIEWPISFPQAALGAEIEVPTLWGKAKLKIPPGTQGGTVFRLKGSGIEKFDGSGRGDQFVRVKIEVPQKLTEEQKNLLKKFAELENEPKGRFSRFRKGS
- a CDS encoding MFS transporter, whose amino-acid sequence is MANFRGYDERVWILFIGRTIAAAGFSIVMPFLAIYLHEKLGVPMSIVGLIFLISSAIGAIGQLVGGEVADKLGRKSVMDLSIGARAAIFVMISFAVATEASFLLIGAFVVVSNFLGSLFEPASNAMVADIVEPAKRLEAYGLLRIGVNIGWALGPLIGGFLAALSYSSLFLLTAATSATVALLIYFKVEESMKPSGSSERFSFKDLLRLRNDRRFFVFCIFSLILWIVVAQMSSTFSVFSTSEVRVSVIEIGYLYAINGLIVVFAQLPIARYISRFNMSTVIAAGAVIYSIGYFLVGFALGFLFLAFCMVIITLGEIITSPSSMNLVANMSPENERGLYMGFFGLFTSFGWSLGPFIGGVSIDLLSKSPVLMWGFISSFGLISAIGYVLLGRKLPSRLNRVIDGRKGKN